The proteins below come from a single Mangifera indica cultivar Alphonso chromosome 16, CATAS_Mindica_2.1, whole genome shotgun sequence genomic window:
- the LOC123199451 gene encoding probable trehalose-phosphate phosphatase J: protein MVSFIEERQKMANQNAVVPAETINMITVAAAVSPAQKPPVVPGSGGFFPFQKKKLLKNLEINGGARLNSWVDSMRASSPTHPSLTHDQTAWILHHPSALEMFEQIIDASKGKQIVMFLDYDGTLSPIVEDPDRAFMSKKMRKTVRNLARCFPTAIVSGRCRDKVYNFVKLAELYYAGSHGMDIKGPEKSSNYKKNSEAVLFQPASEFLPMIDEVYKLLVQKTKSTEGAKVEHNKFCVSVHFRCVDEKKWNELAQQVRSVLKEYPKLRLSQGRKVLEIRPTIKWDKGKALEFLLESLGFANCTDVFPVYIGDDRTDEDAFKILRDRGQGFGILVSKFPKDTSASYSLQEPDEVMDFLGRLVEWKQHH from the exons ATGG TGAGTTTCATTGAAGAAAGACAAAAGATGGCGAACCAGAATGCGGTGGTTCCTGCTGAAACAATCAACATGATAACTGTGGCGGCGGCAGTATCGCCTGCACAGAAGCCGCCTGTGGTGCCCGGCAGCGGCGGATTTTTTCCTTTCCAGAAGAAAAAACTGTTGAAAAACCTCGAAATCAATGGCGGTGCCAGGCTTAATTCTTGGGTTGACTCAATGAGAGCGTCTTCACCAACCCATCCTTCCCTTACTCATGACCAAACTGCTTGGAtt CTTCATCATCCTTCTGCTCTGGAGATGTTTGAGCAGATAATCGATGCCTCAAAAGGGAAACAAATAGTGATGTTTTTAGACTATGATGGCACTCTTTCACCCATAGTTGAAGACCCAGATCGAGCTTTCATGTCCAAGAAG ATGAGAAAGACGGTGAGAAATCTCGCCAGATGTTTTCCCACTGCCATCGTCAGTGGCAGGTGCCGAGACAAG GTTTATAACTTTGTCAAATTGGCTGAGCTTTACTACGCTGGCAGCCATGGCATGGACATTAAAGGTCCAGAGAAAAGCTCTAATTACAAGAAG AACAGTGAAGCTGTTCTTTTTCAACCTGCAAGTGAATTTCTCCCCATGATCGATGAG gTCTATAAACTCCTAGTCCAGAAGACAAAATCCACAGAAGGAGCAAAAGTTGAACACAACAAATTCTGTGTGTCTGTTCATTTTCGTTGTGTTGATGAAAAG AAATGGAATGAATTGGCCCAGCAAGTGAGGTCAGTGTTGAAGGAGTATCCCAAATTGAGACTGAGCCAAGGGAGGAAG GTATTAGAAATTCGTCCTACGATAAAATGGGACAAAGGGAAAGCTCTTGAATTTCTACTAGAATCACTGG GATTCGCTAATTGCACAGATGTCTTCCCTGTTTATATTGGAGATGATCGAACAGATGAAGATGCATTTAAG aTATTAAGAGACAGAGGGCAAGGTTTTGGAATTCTTGTGTCAAAATTTCCAAAGGATACAAGTGCTTCTTATTCTTTACAGGAGCCCGACGAG GTTATGGATTTTTTGGGAAGGTTGGTAGAGTGGAAGCAACACCATTGA
- the LOC123199027 gene encoding NDR1/HIN1-like protein 13 codes for MEERIPDIGGSSISGYHLHPPPKDHYPNPLFDSNTQPITFQSKQGDELSTYVVHFPKDQIYRVPHPKNAEIFERYRNSLAAGNKRSVCTRVLWIIMILVIIGVIMVITLAILKKVFSPKPIVFSILNMHVTNKSRIEYNIFLKASNPNEKVTASVARSDGGALLFFKTRILATGDFPKLQQKRSNSNIIHLNLVGSKVVPKEIRQSINGKKINHQISLNLKMKFHTDMNLGFLNLQSNDIDMDCKFKVNTLRGTGTRILLQNCVVN; via the coding sequence ATGGAGGAGCGGATTCCAGATATCGGTGGTAGTAGCATCAGTGGCTACCACCTGCATCCACCACCCAAGGACCACTACCCAAATCCTTTATTTGATAGTAATACACAACCTATAACATTTCAATCTAAGCAAGGAGATGAATTGAGTACATACGTGGTACATTTTCCCAAAGATCAAATTTATCGTGTTCCACACCCCAAAAATGCTGAGATTTTTGAACGTTACCGTAATAGTTTGGCGGCAGGTAATAAAAGATCGGTTTGCACTCGTGTCTTGTGGATTATTATGATCTTGGTTATCATTGGTGTTATCATGGTCATAACCCTAGCGATTTTGAAAAAGGTTTTTAGCCCTAAACCGATTGTTTTCTCCATCTTGAACATGCATGTTACAAACAAATCACGAATTGAGTACAACATTTTTCTTAAAGCAAGTAATCCTAATGAAAAAGTTACAGCTAGTGTTGCAAGAAGTGATGGTGGTGCCTTGCTATTTTTCAAGACAAGAATACTTGCCACAGGCGACTTTCCGAAATTGCAACAAAAACGAAGCAATTCAAATATCATTCATTTGAACCTAGTCGGATCAAAAGTTGTACCTAAGGAGATTCGCCAGAGTATCAACGGCAAAAAAATCAATCATCAAATTTCATTGAATCTTAAAATGAAATTTCACACCGATATGAATTTAGGGTTCTTGAATCTTCAAAGCAATGACATCGATATGGATTGCAAATTCAAAGTTAACACATTGAGGGGCACAGGTACAAGGATTTTATTGCAAAATTGTGTGGTTAATTAA
- the LOC123198844 gene encoding LOW QUALITY PROTEIN: PLAT domain-containing protein 3-like (The sequence of the model RefSeq protein was modified relative to this genomic sequence to represent the inferred CDS: inserted 2 bases in 2 codons), with protein MASKTLYFFFLLLLSSATIAFSDGDDCVYTVYIRTGSIXEGGTDSIISLILYDVYGEGLEITNLEAWGGLMEPXHNYFERGNLDIFSGRGWCLSSPVCAINITSDGSGPHHGWYVNYVEVTSTGVHTTCAQQQFTVEQWLALDTAPYELTAIRNYCPYYADRRPHDGGKREFKSLSSAM; from the exons ATGGCTTCCAAGACTCTCtacttcttcttcctcctcctcctctccTCCGCCACGATCGCCTTCTCA GATGGAGATGATTGTGTGTATACGGTGTACATCAGAACGGGCTCGA TTGAGGGTGGCACTGATTCGATCATCAGCTTGATATTGTATGACGTGTACGGCGAGGGGTTAGAGATTACAAATCTGGAGGCATGGGGAGGCTTGATGGAAC GCCACAACTATTTCGAGAGGGGTAATTTGGACATTTTCAGTGGAAGAGGGTGGTGCTTGAGTTCACCCGTTTGCGCGATAAATATCACATCCGACGGCTCTGGGCCGCATCATGGATGGTATGTTAACTACGTCGAGGTCACATCAACCGGAGTCCACACAACTTGCGCTCAACAGCAGTTCACGGTGGAGCAGTGGCTGGCACTCGATACGGCGCCGTATGAGTTGACCGCTATCAGAAACTATTGTCCCTATTATGCTGATCGGCGGCCACACGACGGCGGTAAAAGAGAATTTAAGTCTTTGTCTTCTGCTATGTGA